A genomic region of Cryptococcus gattii WM276 chromosome F, complete sequence contains the following coding sequences:
- a CDS encoding 30s ribosomal protein s5, putative (Similar to TIGR gene model, INSD accession AAW44251.1), with product MTPALARPLRSLNPASRHLARCASTATPQSTSAPPPPSDPQSSQHTPLPRPAFSVPYTPVPRLPGFPNSFKSPSHKHYNYPTPLFNSPPTEKMPDTLAEQSQAKKETKLAAVSGLSREELRNLCRFTVRSTKVQHMTKKGKMASQQAYVVVGHPEKGLVGLGRGRGHSHAAAQDDGFQKAVLNMDYVNRYEERTLWGEGKDLRGKWGAAKVHLRARPPGFGLMVPPMIHRVFTACGIKDASAMIVGSRNRPDVLKATIQVLHGGGNPSGFGTGIFGKKGPRENKGRGMRSKDEIERERGRYGVDVGRRI from the exons ATGACCCCTGCCCTCGCACGCCCCCTACGCTCCCTCAACCCAGCCTCCCGCCATCTTGCAAGGTGTGCATCTACTGCAACCCCTCAGAGCACATCGGCACCTCCTCCCCCGTCCGATCCCCAGTCTTCTCAGCACACTCCCCTCCCCCGCCCGGCTTTCTCAGTCCCTTACACCCCTGTCCCCCGTTTACCAGGATTCCCTAACTCATTTAAATCACCATCTCACAAGCACTACAACTATCCCACTCCTCTTTTCAACAGCCCACCTACTGAGAAGATGCCGGACACTCTTGCAGAGCAGAGTCAGGCAAAGAAAGAAACAAAGCTCGCGGCTGTTTCGGGACTCTCGAGAGAAGAGCTTAGGAACCTGTGCAGGTTCACTGTGAGATCGACCAAAGTACAGCATATGAcaaagaagggaaagat GGCTTCGCAACAAGCGTATGTCGTTGTTGGTCATCCTGAAAAGGGTCTCGTGGGTCTTGGTCGTGGTCGAGGACATAGTCACGCTGCGGCTCAGGATGATGGATTCCAAAAGG CTGTACTTAACATGGACTACGTGAACCGATATGAAGAACGAACTCTTTGGGGCGAAGGAAAGGACTTACGAGGCAAATGGGGAGCTGCCAAGGTCCACTTGCGGGCTCGACCTCCAG GATTCGGTCTTATGGTCCCTCCTATGATCCATCGAGTCTTCACTGCTTGCGGTATCAAAGATGCGAGTGCAATGATCGTCGGTTCCAGAAACCGACCAGATGTGCTCAAGGCGACCATTCAAGTCTTGCATGGTGGC GGAAATCCGTCTGGCTTCGGTACTGGTATTTTCGGGAAAAAAGGTCCCCGAGAAAACAAGGGTCGGGGAATGAGGAGCAAGGACGAGATTGAGCGCGAACGAGGGAGGTATGGAGTGGATGTCGGCAGGAGGATCTAA
- a CDS encoding Ubiquitin-conjugating enzyme E2-28.4KD, putative (Similar to TIGR gene model, INSD accession AAW44230.1), protein MQKSPPPFIWACPEEKNILDWHFIIRGPPDTPYEGGEYHGLIWFPSDYPFKPPDVKLFTPSGRFEVGHKICMSMTSYHPSTWNAAWSVATILTGLLSFMLSNEITAGAVKTTIEEKRLLAKQSHAFNLKSKKFRYATPEMTDLPDMGGSAASSVSLAEPSVILV, encoded by the exons ATGCAGAAGTCGCCTCCCCCATTCATCTGGGCCTGTCCGGAGGAGAAGAATATATTGGATT GGCACTTTATCATC CGTGGTCCCCCTGACACCCCATATGAGGGAGGAGAATATCATGGTCTTATCTGGTTTCCTAGTGACTATC CTTTCAAACCGCCAGATGTCAAACTCTTCACACCTTCTGGGAGGTTCGAGGTTGGTCACAAAATTTGCATGAGCATGACTTCTTA CCATCCTAGCAC GTGGAATGCCGCCTGGTCTGTTGCCACGATCTTGACGGGTCTCTTGAGCTTCATGCTCAGCAATGA AATAACAGCCGGGGCCGTGAAGACGACCattgaagagaagagacTTTTAGCCAAGCAGAGCCATGCGTTTAACCTGAAAAGCAAGAAATTTAGA TATGCCACTCCTGAGATGACTGATCTTCCTGACATGGGCGGATCTGCCGCGTCGTCTGTAAGTCTCGCGGAACCATCGGTCATTTTAGTCTAA
- a CDS encoding Hypothetical Protein (Similar to TIGR gene model, INSD accession AAW44253.1), with protein sequence MGLTHSTMRPNGPRRGFLKVSGKDITLDGKPIRLRGTAIGGWMNMENFITGYAGHEHQVRDALKQVLGTEKYNYFFEKFLKYFFAEDDAKFFASLGLNCIRIPVNYHHFEDDMNPRVFKKDGLKHLDRVIQICAEYGIYTIIDLHAAPGGQNFDWHSDNPTHKALFYEHKDFQDRTVFIWENIARHYKDNTWVAGYNPLNEPSDEQHVRLVAFYDRVEKAIRDIDSNHILFLDTFAADFSRFGKPLHNCVYACHDYSIYGFPNPPSLYEGPVWVGEFGPVYQTSEDGYPDWKHINDTRFDVLQLQLDIYAKARASWSIWLYKDVGFQGMIYAGEDTAYVKLLKEFLHKKKIVAADKWGADDRAVRPLFKPLESWLLKTVPSISDRYPQDWSVGEHLSRLVRNMLLSEELVKEYAENFRGKSFEELNELAKSFKFSNCTKRKRLNDVLKSDSEHGTDEKKSLWQVDEKI encoded by the exons ATGGGTCTAACACATTCAACGATGAGACCTAATGGGCCACGCAGAGGCTTCTTGAAAGTTAGCGGAAAGGATATAACTCTGGATGGAAAACCGATTAGATTGAGAG GGACTGCAATTGGTGGCTGGA TGAATATGGAAAACTTCATCACTGGTTATGCTGGACATGAACATCAAGTTCGGGATGCTCTAAAGCAAGTATTAGGGACCGAGAAATACAACTATTTCTTTGAAAAG TTCCTTAAATATTTCTTCGCCGAAGATGATGCAAAATTCTTTGCATCGCTGGGGTTGAATTGTATTCGCATTCCT GTAAACTACCACCACTTTGAAGATGATATGAACCCGCGGGTGTTCAAAAAAGACGGCTTGAAGCATCTCGATCGCGTGATTCAAATA TGTGCAGAGTACGGTATTTACACTATCATCGACCTGCATGCAGCTCCTGGAG GGCAAAATTTTGACTGGCATTCAGACAACCCAACTCATAAAGCGTTGT TCTATGAACACAAGGATTTCCAAGATCGAACGGTCTTCATTTGGGAAAACATAGCACGT CACTATAAGGATAATACTTGGGTTGCCGGCTATAATCCCTTGAATGAACCTTCAGATGAGCAACACGTCCGCCTCGTGGCATTCTACGACAGGGTAGAAAAGGCAATCAGAGATATTGATAGCAATCATATACTCTTTTTAGA CACTTTTGCAGCAGACTTTAGTCGGTTTGGGAAACCTCTCCACAATTGTGTTTATGCTTGTCATGATTATTCCAT CTATGGATTCCCAAATCCACCCTCCCTCTACGAG GGTCCAGTATGGG TTGGGGAATTTGGCCCTGTTTATCAAACATCTGAAGACGGATATCCTGATTGGAAGCACATCAATGACACTCGATTTGATGTCCTCCAGCTTCAGCTTGATATCTATGCCAAAGCTCGGGCTAGTTGGTCCATCTGGCTCTACAAAGATGTTGGTTTCCAGGGTATGATTTACGCAGGTGAAGATACCGCATATGTGAAACTCCTCAAGGAATTCTTGCACAAGAAAAAG ATCGTTGCAGCTGATAAATGGGGGGCGGATGATCGTGCAGTAAGGCCATTGTTTAAACCCCTCGAGTCATGGCTTCTCAAGACCGTACCATCGATCTCGGACCGATACCCGCAAGATTGGAGTGTAGGCGAGCATCTTTCCAGGCTAGTCAGAAACATGCTCCTCAGCGAAGAGCTGGTCAAAGAGTATGCAGAGAATTTCAGAGGGAAGAGTTTTGAAGAATTGAATGAGCTAGCAAAGAGCTTCAAATTCT CTAATTGCACTAAGAGGAAGAGGCTAAATGATGTGCTCAAGTCAGACTCAGAGCATGGTACTGATGAGAAGAAGTCATTGTGGCAAGTTGATGAGAAGATATAA
- a CDS encoding Regulation of carbohydrate metabolism-related protein, putative (Similar to TIGR gene model, INSD accession AAW44025.1~Duplicated and diverged from downstream gene CGB_F3690W) yields the protein MAQVIPPITSLPSDSGAAPSVEDIQDRLPSICVDYLSHDWSEEDVWASWRNMTRHKHEIANGVRLENASWRTWQKQRNKLKTISPETLNWLKDSDVTWLYGPLHTANVEPVRPLRIASTDDRLGIDGPDSRISAKKPILKHRTLSEMLTIPMPSSPVLEHVSNDGSSDSSGDDDDRPGLLQTKSDTNIFRTRGVMPRRRSPPRHHNLTKTPPELPSLSPSTDAQLNPSKRHISFNTFVEQCVAVDDPTQNQQRDDSDDDDVLEMKPSSVGSRSSRASRPSLSRASSTGSEHITIAKIAPTMLKTGPGVNHNLQMVYAPPPEYQSPGYDNLSAYDFPSPQVEAAINRWQASGEGYGSVGYDYFSGPDFSGNVDKSGVPIPAHIGTSYGGGRPSPNKYRPAASSPQQTFEPSSISSSTSSSSVNATSPAQPGRGILKTRPPDQTFSPESSSPPSAYFNYTPSAATGIGGMRGSSGAYDYPGPSGSSATSAGVGVEERGRGRTPSRERLHDRSTSRGTSSGSASSKSPSEITPSHGSRKVQTPPQLDKVQEETQHIELGEPVRINEPPRASQSAVTGESASASAGPFEPNQEDKDYIPDRSSTPTPHSSPQIAFRPLKDTSPASLPHTSATPRPSSGHSSDFPEADPPMTVPSSSMSNAGARATIAHVGTNAQPTFAEDDDGASIMGRAANIASTAKDLLGALWYGANDGQGDDGQNNGRNQTQSGQRQGAGSIQGKSPFHKRSGSGSQI from the exons ATGGCCCAGGTCATCCCCCCAATC acctctcttccctctgATTCCGGCGCCGCACCCTCAGTAGAGGACATCCAGGATCGTTTACCTTCGATCTGCGTTGACTACCTCTCTCATGACTGGTCCGAAGAAGATGTATGGGCATCCTGGCGGAATATGACCCGCCACAAGCACGAGATCGCCAATGGAGTTCGCCTGGAGAATGCAAGTTGGCGGACATGGCAGAAACAGCGAAACAAGCTCAAAACAATCAGTCCAGAGACACTCAACTG GCTGAAAGACTCTGATGTCACATGGCTGTACGGGCCACTTCATACTGCCAATGTCGAACCAGTCCGCCCACTCCGAATCGCTTCCACGGATGACCGCCTAGGGATCGATGGACCCGACTCGCGGATTTCCGCCAAAAAACCCATTCTCAAGCATCGCACCCTTTCGGAGATGCTCACTATCCCTATGCCGTCTTCTCCTGTCCTCGAACACGTCTCCAACGATGGATCAAGTGATAGCTCTGGGGATGATGACGATCGCCCAGGTCTTCTGCAGACCAAGTCCGACACCAATATCTTCCGCACCCGAGGGGTTATGCCACGTAGAAGAAGCCCGCCGAGACATCATAATCTGACAAAGACACCGCCAGAGCTTCCATCTTTGTCACCCTCAACTGACGCCCAATTGAATCCCAGCAAGAGACATATCAGCTTCAATACCTTTGTGGAGCAATGTGTGGCTGTTGATGACCCCACTCAAAACCAGCAGCGGGATGATagtgatgatgacgatgtGCTTGAGATGAAGCCATCATCTGTGGGTAGTCGATCATCACGAGCCTCCCGGCCCAGTCTTAGCCGCGCATCATCCACAGGATCAGAACATATTACTATCGCTAAGATTGCGCCCACCATGCTTAAGACTGGACCGGGTGTGAACCATAATCTACAGATGGTCTATGCTCCTCCTCCCGAGTATCAGTCTCCTGGTTATGACAACCTCAGTGCTTATGACTTTCCTTCACCACAAGTTGAAGCCGCAATTAATCGGTGGCAAGCCAGTGGTGAAGGATACGGCAGTGTTGGTTATGATTATTTCAGCGGACCAGACTTCTCTGGCAATGTGGATAAAAGCGGGGTGCCTATCCCAGCTCATATTGGTACTTCGTATGGAGGCGGACGCCCTTCCCCCAACAAATATCGACCTGCAGCTAGCAGCCCTCAGCAGACGTTCGAGccttcttccatttcctccagtacttcctcctcttcggTAAACGCCACTTCACCCGCGCAGCCCGGAAGAGGCATTCTCAAGACTCGACCTCCTGATCAGACTTTTTCTCCTGAGTCTTCGTCGCCACCTTCAGCTTATTTTAACTACACTCCTTCAGCGGCGACAGGTATTGGTGGTATGCGTGGATCCTCGGGTGCTTATGACTATCCTGGGCCCTCAGGCTCGTCTGCCACATCTGCTGGTGTAGGGGTTGAAGAACGTGGACGAGGAAGGACACCTTCCAGGGAACGGCTTCATGATAGATCGACCTCTAGAGGTACATCTAGCGGCTCTGCTTCCTCTAAATCGCCTTCGGAGATTACCCCATCACACGGCTCGCGGAAAGTCCAGACCCCTCCTCAGCTTGACAAAGTTCAAGAAGAGACCCAGCATATCGAACTTGGAGAGCCTGTTCGTATAAATGAGCCACCTCGAGCGAGTCAATCTGCTGTGACAGGAGAGTCTGCTTCAGCTTCTGCTGGCCCTTTCGAGCCAAACCAAGAAGACAAGGATTATATTCCGGACCGATCGTCTACTCCTACGCCACACTCGTCACCACAA ATCGCTTTTCGGCCATTAAAGGACACATCTCCTGCGTCCCTTCCTCACACTTCGGCTACACCCAGACCGTCATCTGGCCATTCATCCGACTTCCCTGAGGCAGACCCTCCTATGACTGTCccgtcttcttccatgTCCAATGCTGGAGCCCGAGCTACAATAGCTCATGTAGGGACGAATGCCCAACCTACTTTTGCAGAGGACGATGATGGTGCGAGTATTATGGGCAGAGCGGCGAATATTGCAAGTACGGCTAAAGATTTATTGGGAGCTCTTTGGTATGGGGCGAACGATGGACAAGGAGACGACGGTCAAAACAACGGACGAAATCAGACTCAAAGTGGACAAAGACAGGGTGCAGGCAGCATCCAAGGAAAGAGTCCATTCCATAAACGTTCTGGTTCAGGGTCGCAAATTTAA
- a CDS encoding Regulation of carbohydrate metabolism-related protein, putative (Similar to TIGR gene model, INSD accession AAW44023.1~Duplicated and diverged from upstream gene CGB_F3680C), with the protein MAQIVPSITSLPVDSNAAPSVEDLQDRLPSICVDYLSHDWSEEDVWASWRNMTRHKYEIANGVRLENASWRTWQKQRNNLKTINPETLNWLKDSDVTWLYGPLHTANVEPVRAPKVASTDERLGIDRPNPAAKKKVTKPILKHRTISEMLATSMPSSPVLEGVAGDPVPPTVASVSDRPKIPQTKSDTNVLQTQGVMPRNKSPPRHPNLREELPIDSPLSPSESQQSANKKHISFNTFVEQCVAIADPSQPQPQENNRPDVLEMKPAHQRRESHGSRPSLSRQSSSTSSAERLTISMLAPTTLKPGPGTNPDLQMVYAPPVEYQSPDRDDRGDAYDFPSPEVNPKTGLEDSEKEYGKDDYFGPAGPAKEKKAIPIPGRESSPIQPKQQPSSPQQDKIEPVSYSPSSSTSSFNASSSPLPGRGILKTRPPSHKIPESETPPLAEFDYNPSAATGIGGMRGSGSPYDYASGSSSPLMSPEAVGGALRRVQSRER; encoded by the exons ATGGCACAAATTGTCCCCTCCATT ACTTCTTTGCCTGTCGACTCCAATGCGGCACCATCAGTTGAGGATCTCCAAGATCGTCTCCCATCCATTTGTGTAGATTATCTCTCTCATGATTGGTCTGAGGAAGATGTTTGGGCATCATGGAGAAATATGACTCGTCATAAATATGAAATCGCCAATGGCGTACGATTAGAGAATGCTAGTTGGCGTACGTGGCAGAAACAGCGCAACAACTTGAAGACAATTAACCCGGAGACTCTCAATTG GTTGAAAGACTCGGATGTAACCTGGCTGTACGGTCCTCTTCACACCGCCAACGTTGAGCCTGTTCGTGCACCCAAAGTTGCTTCTACGGACGAGCGGCTCGGCATCGACCGACCTAATCCCGCggcaaagaagaaggtcaCAAAGCCTATTCTCAAGCATCGTACCATTTCCGAGATGCTCGCAACCTCCATGCCCAGTTCTCCTGTGCTCGAGGGTGTCGCCGGCGACCCAGTACCTCCCACTGTCGCGAGCGTCAGTGATCGCCCCAAAATCCCTCAGACAAAGTCCGACACCAACGTCTTGCAAACGCAAGGAGTCATGCCTCGAAACAAAAGTCCTCCTCGTCATCCAAATCTCCGAGAAGAATTGCCCATTGATtcccctctttctccctctGAGTCCCAACAAAGTGCAAACAAAAAGCACATCAGCTTCAACACTTTTGTCGAGCAGTGCGTGGCTATCGCAGATCCGTCACAACCTCAGCCGCAAGAGAATAATCGTCCCGACGTGTTGGAGATGAAACCGGCTCATCAAAGGCGCGAGTCTCACGGCTCTCGACCTAGCCTTAGCCGTCAATCGTCTTCCACTAGTTCCGCAGAGCGTCTCACCATTTCCATGCTCGCCCCAACTACGTTGAAGCCCGGTCCTGGTACAAATCCCGATTTGCAAATGGTCTATGCCCCGCCTGTCGAGTACCAATCTCCTGATCGTGACGACCGGGGTGATGCGTATGACTTCCCTTCTCCAGAGGTTAATCCAAAAACAGGATTGGAAGACAGTGAAAAGGAATATGGAAAGGACGATTACTTTGGTCCTGCCGGCCCAGCCAAAGAGAAAAAGGCCATCCCCATACCTGGACGTGAAAGCTCACCTATCCAGCCCAAGCAGCAACCTTCCAGTCCTCAACAAGACAAGATCGAGCCCGTCTCTTATTCACCCTCCAGCTCCACCTCGTCTTTCAACGCATCTTCCTCACCTCTGCCTGGCCGTGGGATTCTCAAGACGCGACCTCCCAGTCATAAGATTCCAGAGTCCGAGACTCCACCTTTGGCTGAATTTGATTACAACCCATCTGCTGCCACAGGCATTGGTGGTATGAGGGGTTCAGGGAGCCCATATGACTATGCGAGCGGGTCTAGCTCGCCATTAATGTCTCCCGAAGCTGTAGGGGGGGCACTCCGAAGGGTACAGTCCAGGGAACGTTGA
- a CDS encoding Cytoplasm protein, putative (Similar to TIGR gene model, INSD accession AAW44022.1) has protein sequence MLVVIVQFISLQGVLSASMLLRAKAGDGAKAHELSVQGKAHQHTQDQLDEQASAWIFNENNKVSPAGTIDLHGLYVNEAIERTEAAISDCQRQGREELRVIVGKGIHSQGGHAKIKPAVENLMKKYNLSAYIDPENTGVLVVDLEGKQTGPRSRDIGGMVDSLGKADEGCTIM, from the exons ATG CTGGTAGTCATAGTCCAGTTCATCTCCCTGCAGGGGGTGTTATCGGCCTCCATGCTCCTGCGAGCCAA AGCGGGAGATGGTGCCAAGGCCCATGAGCTGTCTGTCCAAGGAAAAGCACATCAACATACACAAGACCAGTTGGACGAACAAGCTTCTGCGTGGATCTTCAACG AAAACAACAAAGTCTCGCCGGCAGGTACCATTGATTTACATGGTCTATACGTCAATGAAGCCATTGAGAGGACTGAAGCTGCCATCTCTGACTGTCAACGTCAAGGACGAGAAGAGCTTAGGGTCATTGTTGGGAAAGGTATCCATTCACAAGGTGGACATGCAAAGATTAAGCCTGCTGTTGAAAACTTGATGAAAAA GTACAACCTTTCTGCATATATCGATCCCGAGAATACTGGTGTCCTTGTCGTCGATCTGGAGGGGAAGCAGACTGGTCCTCGGTCGCGGGATATTGGAGGGATGGTAGATTCTTTGGGAAAGGCAGATGAGGGGTGTACAATCATGTAA
- a CDS encoding Proteasome component, putative (Similar to TIGR gene model, INSD accession AAW44255.1): MNTLLQQVQQPSKLDAVAVAEDEFASSDPAAWGSMAGFGNLSRTGSVSGMSVPRVHDPTSFLDMHTDSMSANPEAKIKIAHGTTTLAFRFKGGIIVAVDSRATAGSYVASGTVKKVIEINKFLLGTMAGGAADCQYWETYLGMQCRLHELRNKERISVAAASKILSNIVYQYKGMGLSMGTMVCGWDKTGPCIFYVDDDGQRLKGDLFSVGSGSTFAYGVLDQGYKWDLSDEEAQELGRRSIVAAGHRDAYSGNTCNLYHVRQEGWEFIGNYDINELWYEYEGKKKAARQAAVGSPMAVEA; this comes from the exons ATGAACACCCTTCTCCAGCAAGTACAGCAACCATCAAAGCTCGACGCCGTCGCCGTCGCCGAAGACGAGTTTGCCAGCTCAGACCCCGCCGCCTGGGGAAGTATGGCCGGCTTCGGTAACCTTTCTCGAACGGGGAGTGTTTCTGGCATGAGTGTACCTCGAGTGCACGAT CCTACTTCATTTCTTGACATGCACACCGACTCAATGTCTGCCAACCCAGAAGCCAAGATCAAGATTGCCCACGGCACAACGACCCTTGCTTTCCGCTTTAAGGGAGGTATTATTGTCGCGGTAGATTCTAGAGCTACGGCAGGGAGCTATGTTG CTTCCGGTACTGTCAAGAAGGTTATCGAAATCAACAAATTCCTGCTCGGAACCATGGCTGGTGGTGCCGCCGACTGTCAATACTG GGAAACATACCTCGGCATGCAGTGTCGACTGCACGAATTGAGGAATAAGGAAAGGATTTCTGTTGCAGCTGCATCCAAGATCCTTTCCAATATTGTTTACCAATACAAAGGGATGGGATTGAGTATG GGTACCATGGTTTGCGGCTGGGACAAGACTGGACCATGTATATTCTATGTCGACGATGATGGGCAGAGACTTAAGGGCGATCTATTCTCTGTTGGTTCTGGTAGTACTTTCGCCTATGGTGTGCTCGACCAG GGCTACAAATGGGATCTTAGTGACGAGGAGGCTCAAGAGCTTGGAAGACGGTCGATCGTTGCTGCTGGTCACAGAGACGCTTATTCCGGTAACACTTGTAACTTGTACCACGTAAGACAAGAGGGCTGGGAATTTATTG GCAACTACGATATCAACGAACTGTGGTATGAATAcgaagggaagaagaaggccgCTCGGCAAGCGGCAGTTGGCTCTCCAATGGCGGTGGAAGCTTAG